The Luteolibacter arcticus genome includes a window with the following:
- a CDS encoding SWIM zinc finger family protein: MLTPDQITALAPDAASLKAGRGLATGRKWESAGGDDEVVWGLAMGSGKEPYQTRVSLADFATKCSCPSRKFPCKHALGLMFLATGEPSSLVQKERPPWVAEWLDSRTTRQEKAAVRAEEKATKPVDEKAAEKRRVQREGRVGDGIALLQQAILDLTREGLASGAARDAAAWENLARRMIDAQAPGLAGAARHVADTVLRDAEVDEELPLELGRLYLLLHAAGNRESLDEATRVEIDAQLGSRGDEATRLPVEDEWFVAARRVEERDRLITSASWLFGKKSRRWARVLRFAPVPQTVSEPWPVGSTVKAVLQFHPGLFPLRATPDGDGFAALEPVADTSDAELEELLDRFAAALAASPFIRAMPFLMKLRPQGRVLADEAGRALPWQAADDLALRVECIAGGRAVLMAGEWDGRHLRVSSISDGAAWIPLTPQQP; this comes from the coding sequence GTGCTGACTCCCGACCAAATCACCGCCCTCGCTCCGGACGCCGCTTCGCTCAAGGCAGGCCGCGGCCTTGCCACCGGTCGCAAGTGGGAGAGCGCCGGTGGCGACGACGAGGTGGTGTGGGGTCTCGCGATGGGATCGGGGAAGGAACCTTATCAGACCCGGGTTTCGCTCGCCGATTTCGCCACCAAGTGCTCGTGCCCGAGCCGCAAGTTCCCCTGCAAGCACGCACTCGGCCTGATGTTCCTCGCCACCGGCGAACCGTCTTCACTGGTCCAGAAGGAGCGCCCTCCATGGGTTGCCGAGTGGCTCGATTCGCGCACCACACGCCAGGAGAAGGCCGCGGTCCGCGCCGAGGAGAAAGCGACCAAGCCGGTCGATGAGAAGGCCGCAGAGAAACGCCGCGTCCAACGCGAGGGGCGCGTCGGCGACGGCATCGCCCTGCTCCAGCAGGCCATCCTCGACCTGACCCGCGAGGGACTCGCGTCGGGGGCCGCTCGCGATGCCGCGGCTTGGGAGAATCTGGCCCGCCGGATGATCGATGCCCAGGCGCCGGGGCTCGCCGGTGCAGCCCGCCATGTCGCCGATACCGTGTTGCGGGATGCCGAGGTGGACGAAGAACTGCCCCTCGAACTCGGGCGCCTGTATTTGCTCCTCCACGCCGCCGGAAACCGTGAGTCCTTGGACGAAGCCACCCGCGTCGAGATCGACGCCCAGCTTGGCAGTCGCGGCGATGAGGCGACACGGCTGCCAGTGGAGGACGAATGGTTTGTCGCAGCCCGCCGCGTCGAGGAGCGCGATCGTCTGATCACCAGTGCGAGCTGGCTGTTCGGGAAAAAGTCGCGGCGCTGGGCCCGCGTGCTTCGTTTCGCGCCGGTGCCACAAACCGTGAGCGAGCCATGGCCGGTGGGATCTACGGTGAAAGCCGTACTTCAATTCCATCCCGGCTTGTTCCCGCTCCGCGCCACACCGGATGGCGATGGCTTCGCCGCATTGGAGCCGGTGGCGGACACCAGTGACGCGGAGCTGGAAGAACTGCTCGACCGCTTCGCTGCCGCGCTCGCGGCCAGTCCCTTTATACGCGCCATGCCATTCCTGATGAAGCTCCGGCCGCAGGGCCGAGTGCTCGCCGATGAAGCCGGGCGCGCCTTGCCGTGGCAGGCCGCGGACGATCTCGCACTGCGGGTCGAGTGCATCGCCGGTGGCCGGGCCGTATTGATGGCGGGCGAGTGGGATGGCCGTCACCTCCGCGTCTCGTCCATCTCCGATGGCGCGGCCTGGATTCCTCTCACCCCCCAGCAGCCATGA
- a CDS encoding DUF5691 domain-containing protein — MMTDPLLSAALLGTARLTTLPPPSDPLLETTWQAIDTANPAAAVLQALAVTRAMKRAGVKALAAPEAADPCPLESHPELPPPAVDAGMRLLKGEYPELLPEWLRLAEQSNRVVPGRVLPELLAAASKDRALRPAVRGIAGERGRWIAKRLAEFVWLLEDEAVPDHAWDEGLPAERIAWLRQTRAVDPERAATAISAQWSGEEPAMRENIVRQTAASPQPCDEPWLEELALKDRRQDTRDLAAAALSQLEGSAFRRRALERVRGLVKIERRLLKRVIAVEPPAAFDASWTGDGLKEKPPQGTGEKAWWLRQAVALVPLSDWPELLGCKPDELFTLSIEGDWREPLLLGWIDSARRLPSRAMPEHSLPFLATREPWPVAALPKHLVLAGVLDAMPATSRFAVLDGIAKHLPPLIVLDLFARIGEAPPPGSGKTLLALLDQAVSTHPASLTRPQARALAVCVPKDGIQARLEAIAKLPELSAAAEEFATTLEFRRSLLSHFATP, encoded by the coding sequence ATGATGACTGACCCGCTGCTCTCCGCCGCGCTGCTCGGCACCGCTCGCCTGACGACCTTGCCGCCCCCGTCGGACCCGCTGTTAGAGACGACCTGGCAAGCGATCGACACGGCAAACCCTGCTGCGGCAGTGCTCCAAGCACTGGCCGTGACGCGGGCGATGAAGCGCGCCGGTGTGAAGGCACTCGCCGCCCCCGAAGCCGCCGACCCCTGCCCGCTGGAGTCCCATCCCGAGTTGCCACCGCCGGCGGTCGATGCCGGCATGCGGCTCTTGAAAGGCGAGTATCCCGAACTGCTCCCGGAGTGGCTGCGGCTCGCCGAGCAGTCGAATCGCGTGGTGCCCGGGCGAGTCTTGCCCGAGTTGCTCGCCGCCGCATCGAAGGACCGTGCCCTCCGGCCTGCCGTCCGCGGCATCGCTGGCGAACGCGGGCGCTGGATCGCGAAGCGTCTCGCGGAGTTCGTGTGGCTGTTAGAGGACGAGGCCGTGCCCGACCACGCGTGGGATGAAGGCTTGCCCGCCGAGCGGATCGCCTGGCTGCGCCAGACCCGCGCCGTGGATCCCGAACGTGCCGCCACGGCCATCTCAGCACAATGGTCCGGGGAGGAACCGGCGATGCGCGAGAACATCGTGCGACAGACCGCCGCCAGCCCGCAGCCATGCGACGAGCCATGGCTCGAAGAGCTCGCCCTCAAGGATCGTCGGCAAGACACCCGCGACCTCGCCGCCGCCGCGCTCTCGCAGCTCGAAGGCTCCGCATTCCGTCGGCGTGCTCTCGAACGGGTGCGGGGCCTGGTGAAGATCGAGCGTCGCTTGTTGAAGCGAGTCATCGCCGTCGAGCCACCGGCCGCCTTTGATGCTTCATGGACCGGAGATGGACTGAAGGAGAAGCCGCCGCAAGGCACCGGTGAGAAGGCATGGTGGCTGCGTCAGGCGGTCGCCTTGGTTCCGCTTTCGGATTGGCCGGAGCTGTTAGGCTGCAAGCCCGACGAGCTTTTCACGCTTTCCATCGAGGGCGACTGGCGCGAGCCGCTGTTGCTCGGCTGGATCGATTCCGCGCGCCGCCTGCCATCGCGTGCGATGCCGGAGCATTCGCTGCCTTTCCTCGCGACGCGCGAGCCATGGCCGGTTGCCGCACTGCCGAAGCACCTCGTCCTCGCCGGTGTGCTCGATGCGATGCCCGCCACGTCGCGCTTTGCCGTGCTCGATGGCATTGCGAAGCACCTTCCGCCGCTGATCGTCCTCGATCTCTTCGCCCGCATCGGTGAAGCGCCGCCTCCCGGCTCTGGCAAGACGCTGCTCGCCTTGCTCGACCAAGCCGTCTCGACCCATCCGGCGTCGCTCACTCGCCCGCAGGCCCGTGCCCTCGCCGTCTGTGTGCCGAAGGACGGCATCCAAGCCCGCTTGGAAGCGATCGCCAAACTCCCCGAGCTCTCCGCTGCCGCAGAGGAATTCGCGACCACGCTGGAATTCCGCCGATCCCTTCTTTCCCACTTCGCCACGCCATGA
- a CDS encoding ATP-binding protein — protein MSSTVLRQHAESAFAAELAALAKHDDRPRPPRWKLSPWAVTDYLLGITLPDGTLITPKYVGDRRIIEIAVATLATDRALLLLGVPGTAKSWVSEHLAAAISGDSTLMIQGTAGTSEESLRYNWNYAMLLAKGPSEEALVPGPMFRAMRDGMLCRVEELTRIPSDVQDTLITMLSEKTLPIPELATEIQGTEGFNVIATANSRDRGVNDLSSALQRRFNTVVLPLPSSLEAEVEIVTMRVASMSKALALPAEPPALEEIRRVVTVFRELRSGATEDGKAKVKSPSGTLSTAEAISVMTNGLALAGHFGNGKLSAQDLASGMVGAIVKDPSQDPVVFKEYLETVVKERDGWKDLYRACRNHI, from the coding sequence ATGAGTTCCACCGTCCTCCGCCAACATGCCGAGTCCGCCTTCGCCGCGGAGCTTGCCGCCCTCGCCAAGCACGATGACCGTCCGCGGCCGCCGCGCTGGAAGCTCTCGCCGTGGGCTGTCACCGACTACCTGCTCGGCATCACCTTGCCCGACGGCACCCTGATCACGCCGAAGTACGTCGGGGATCGTAGGATCATCGAGATCGCCGTCGCGACGCTGGCCACCGATCGCGCGCTCCTGCTGTTAGGCGTTCCCGGCACGGCCAAGAGCTGGGTCTCCGAGCATCTGGCGGCCGCCATTTCCGGCGACTCCACGCTGATGATTCAAGGCACCGCCGGCACCAGCGAGGAATCGCTGCGCTACAACTGGAACTACGCGATGCTCCTCGCCAAGGGGCCATCCGAGGAAGCGCTGGTGCCCGGCCCGATGTTCCGCGCGATGCGCGATGGCATGCTGTGCCGCGTCGAGGAACTCACCCGCATTCCCTCCGACGTGCAGGACACGCTGATCACGATGCTCTCGGAAAAGACGCTGCCCATTCCGGAACTCGCCACCGAGATCCAAGGGACCGAAGGCTTCAACGTCATCGCCACCGCCAACAGCCGCGACCGCGGCGTGAACGATCTCTCGAGCGCGCTGCAACGGCGCTTCAATACCGTGGTGCTGCCGCTGCCGTCGTCGCTGGAGGCCGAAGTCGAGATCGTCACCATGCGCGTGGCCTCGATGTCGAAGGCTCTCGCCCTTCCCGCCGAGCCACCGGCGCTCGAGGAGATCCGCCGCGTCGTCACCGTCTTCCGCGAGCTGCGCTCCGGCGCGACCGAGGACGGCAAGGCCAAGGTCAAGTCGCCCTCCGGCACGCTGAGCACCGCCGAGGCGATCTCGGTGATGACCAATGGCCTCGCGCTCGCCGGTCACTTCGGCAATGGCAAGCTCAGCGCCCAAGACCTCGCCTCCGGCATGGTCGGCGCGATCGTGAAGGATCCGTCACAAGACCCGGTGGTGTTCAAGGAATACCTGGAGACCGTGGTAAAGGAACGCGACGGGTGGAAGGACCTCTACCGCGCGTGCCGGAATCACATCTAA
- a CDS encoding DUF4132 domain-containing protein — MIPEIERLKERSLPDPLVQAASQFIETGDPAIARKAPKVDPGWESRLIGEELMGEIAWGDRARQLVRFFIHLSEGATPKAPEHHDYLSGILRYLHDGDHPASGAIAAEVIAEIESLHQNIPGFLVRHLGRNDHFTDNWQLAADPAFPDPFVSPVANFILRHITPDYAAKPDLLTSHDGIFPALALHQPEVTRAWCEQSLNSSGYRTQSAWTGIVGVSKDFDSLCLAYCETAAKTDPGEAFPVLKQLDEARGGIHSQQVAELASIPETALGHEALGYLLEKRDAEVIGIMARAFAWDDAGGHVSCPDGPEYRRLYSLMIERWESGGSELLRNLVGNFNAYQLPDLLTEELKTLRPEHYPVLREGVLQHLKKLPAKGQAGLWKVVAASHPAAFMPDFEELLIGKSKPLRETAAGALAKAKGKGGLECAIELLGSKKSDARWGAAAFLEKLAASAAAAAIQAALEQESSSEVREALHKALRACGVAKEATAPSAPASHSDLEASIAKQAAKLKVPATSWLKLDALPQLPTTNATPLSPEGILFLISKQSKHKTLDAAPDILPLLAHIDREKSAPFGLALVEGFLNSEQAASDRWALALGGLVGDNRIIPPLLSRIPDWCENSRHKLAEYAAQAISLLPGNEPLMVLDTLANRYRSKFKNVGRACAAAFNAAAEARGITPDELGDMVVPDFGFDADGIRRFEWDGGGASAELGADFKLSWFDPETDKAWKNLPASAPATVKEEVKTVGKLLREAVKGQTARLEMALVRQRRWPVARWRELYENHPLLRSFASGLVWGIYDASGSLLRTFRRYPNGLLANATGDLEELPESDASIGMVHPLELDAAALEAWGAHLARFKVKQPFPQIARPVELLDPLHGNRREIALTKDKSVGAGTFKSRSEKRGWVRGSVIDAGGISSIYKPFPGAGCEAILPTENYYMGIDPMDSVELGAAYFVKADTVGRGGYTYDEPGPDDPRVLRFDQVPAVVWSETVADLKAIVGAEAR, encoded by the coding sequence ATGATCCCCGAAATCGAACGGCTGAAAGAGCGAAGCCTGCCGGACCCACTGGTCCAGGCCGCCTCGCAATTCATTGAAACCGGCGACCCGGCCATCGCCCGTAAGGCGCCGAAGGTTGATCCAGGTTGGGAGTCCCGGCTCATCGGGGAGGAACTAATGGGCGAGATTGCCTGGGGGGATCGCGCCCGCCAGCTCGTCCGCTTCTTCATCCATCTTTCCGAGGGGGCCACTCCGAAGGCGCCCGAGCATCACGACTATCTTTCGGGAATTCTCCGCTACCTCCACGACGGCGACCATCCAGCCAGCGGAGCCATTGCGGCCGAGGTGATTGCAGAGATCGAGTCACTCCATCAGAACATTCCGGGATTTCTCGTAAGGCACCTCGGTCGGAATGACCATTTCACGGACAACTGGCAGCTCGCTGCCGATCCCGCTTTTCCCGATCCGTTTGTTTCTCCCGTCGCCAACTTCATCCTCCGGCACATCACTCCTGACTACGCGGCCAAGCCGGACCTGCTAACCTCCCATGACGGGATCTTTCCAGCGCTCGCGCTTCATCAACCCGAAGTGACCCGCGCGTGGTGCGAGCAATCGCTGAACTCCAGCGGGTATCGAACGCAGTCCGCGTGGACCGGGATTGTCGGCGTGTCGAAGGATTTCGACTCGCTGTGTCTCGCCTATTGCGAGACTGCGGCCAAGACCGATCCGGGCGAAGCCTTTCCCGTCTTGAAGCAACTCGACGAAGCGAGAGGAGGGATTCATTCCCAGCAGGTGGCCGAACTCGCGTCGATTCCCGAGACCGCACTCGGCCACGAAGCCTTGGGATACTTGCTCGAAAAACGAGATGCCGAGGTGATCGGCATCATGGCCCGGGCTTTTGCATGGGACGATGCAGGCGGTCACGTTTCCTGCCCGGACGGTCCTGAATACCGGCGTCTCTATTCCCTGATGATCGAGCGCTGGGAGTCCGGCGGCAGCGAGCTGTTGCGCAACCTCGTTGGGAATTTCAACGCCTATCAGCTCCCCGACTTGCTCACGGAGGAGTTGAAGACCCTCCGGCCCGAGCACTACCCGGTATTGCGCGAAGGAGTCCTCCAGCATCTCAAAAAGCTACCCGCCAAAGGACAGGCCGGACTCTGGAAGGTGGTGGCGGCTTCCCATCCGGCCGCGTTTATGCCGGATTTCGAAGAACTTCTCATCGGGAAATCCAAGCCGCTCAGGGAGACCGCCGCTGGAGCACTTGCGAAGGCGAAAGGCAAAGGCGGATTGGAGTGCGCCATCGAACTACTAGGTTCCAAGAAGTCAGATGCCCGCTGGGGAGCGGCGGCATTCTTGGAAAAGCTGGCGGCCTCGGCGGCAGCAGCCGCGATCCAAGCGGCACTGGAGCAAGAGAGTTCCTCCGAAGTTCGCGAAGCCCTCCACAAGGCACTCAGGGCATGTGGCGTGGCGAAGGAAGCAACTGCACCATCGGCACCTGCAAGCCACTCCGATCTTGAGGCTTCGATTGCCAAGCAAGCGGCCAAGCTGAAGGTGCCGGCGACCTCGTGGCTGAAATTGGATGCGTTGCCGCAACTTCCAACGACCAATGCCACGCCGCTTTCACCGGAGGGCATCCTCTTCCTCATTTCCAAGCAATCCAAACACAAGACCCTCGACGCCGCACCGGACATTCTTCCACTGCTCGCTCACATCGACCGCGAGAAAAGCGCGCCGTTTGGTCTCGCACTGGTGGAAGGCTTTCTGAATTCAGAACAGGCTGCGTCTGACCGCTGGGCGCTGGCGCTCGGCGGACTGGTCGGCGACAACCGGATCATCCCGCCGCTGCTCTCACGCATTCCGGACTGGTGCGAGAACTCGCGGCACAAGCTCGCCGAGTATGCCGCGCAGGCGATCTCGCTGCTGCCGGGCAATGAACCGCTGATGGTGCTTGATACACTGGCGAACCGCTACCGCAGCAAGTTCAAGAATGTCGGCAGGGCCTGTGCGGCTGCGTTCAACGCCGCAGCCGAGGCGCGCGGGATCACGCCGGACGAACTCGGCGACATGGTCGTGCCCGACTTCGGCTTCGATGCCGATGGCATCCGCCGCTTCGAGTGGGACGGCGGCGGCGCAAGCGCGGAACTCGGTGCGGACTTCAAGCTGTCGTGGTTCGATCCCGAAACCGACAAGGCATGGAAGAACCTTCCCGCCAGCGCTCCCGCGACCGTGAAGGAGGAGGTGAAGACCGTCGGCAAACTGCTGCGCGAGGCCGTGAAAGGCCAGACCGCACGGCTCGAGATGGCACTCGTCCGCCAGCGTCGCTGGCCGGTCGCGCGCTGGCGCGAACTTTACGAGAACCACCCGCTGCTGCGCTCATTCGCCAGCGGACTTGTCTGGGGGATCTACGATGCCTCTGGTAGTTTGCTGCGCACCTTCCGCCGCTATCCGAATGGCCTGCTTGCGAACGCCACCGGGGATCTCGAGGAGTTGCCCGAAAGCGACGCGAGCATCGGCATGGTTCACCCGCTGGAACTCGATGCCGCGGCGCTTGAGGCCTGGGGCGCACACCTTGCCCGCTTCAAGGTAAAGCAGCCATTCCCGCAGATCGCCCGTCCGGTGGAATTGCTGGATCCACTTCACGGCAATCGCCGCGAGATCGCGCTGACGAAGGACAAGAGCGTCGGCGCGGGCACCTTCAAGTCGCGCAGCGAGAAGCGGGGGTGGGTCCGCGGTTCGGTGATCGATGCCGGCGGCATCAGCAGCATCTACAAGCCCTTCCCCGGCGCGGGCTGCGAAGCGATCCTGCCGACGGAGAACTACTATATGGGCATCGACCCCATGGACAGCGTCGAGCTTGGCGCAGCCTACTTCGTGAAGGCGGACACGGTCGGTCGCGGCGGCTACACCTACGACGAACCCGGCCCCGACGACCCGCGTGTGCTGCGCTTCGACCAAGTGCCGGCGGTGGTGTGGTCGGAGACCGTGGCGGACCTGAAGGCAATCGTGGGAGCAGAAGCGAGATGA
- a CDS encoding DUF4132 domain-containing protein, producing the protein MNVAQLRETRHATRELLCEFVASGGHPVCTNRASSASIIDLHEIAEVLAKVPVWGSEEILWIRFVFEVSAVIGHSGVLLLWSGEREAEVLRLVAAYQPSPDPAKFAQEILRSMHRPDWSESEAGTPEAPFHSPFANFAWRHGDFQKGFSFHQPKLLAALATRRPEVIEHVLQDPAKTIGFLSVNAHRGIMQLTDRFDPLLVEKMEHVLFSGTSLPGSDMHSRYDRIHAFIDYHAVRDHHSGRWSARVLELARSPEFAGTEQAAQLLLEKCPDEALALVAAADLRYRPSSPGPGYRRILEEALADFSGLGGRFLSDMLASYYFAYGIAAMIHEVILSDPTHMHAGKIRDIYLREASTRTGKRLLQFWQGIAKADAGLFKPEWKRFSTAKGRQLRETAAEWLQKHGRGPAPGELSPTASVDERIGGATLLAKANGADAIEKLKQIHATDPSKQVREAVAKLLEQAGHEVAPEPEKPVTRFENFANLEESLAAKAKTIRPPAAPWLNAESLPSLFTRDGVALSERARTFLFQVQAREGSGELSADAAPLLEHLDRDRNAPFAHALLDQWFASDMKASTRWAVDVAGLTGDDSLIPRLVRPIPDWCKLNAGKRAEWAVRAIALIGTPGALRELDALTHRYRNQRRYVAAAATEAIRLLAAIQGISEDEIAERIVPDFGFDESGQRSFSNPASEEAVARLRPDLKVAWLAADGRESAKPPAGLPSDEMKEWAKLFKQAVVSQTLRLERAMVEGRRWEPAAWQERFDAHPLFRCFAGSLVWAVYDAGGAMLRTFRRYPNGIFADAKGEPEEFENAASVGLPHPMDLDDAVLADWAAHLKRFKVTPAFPQIARPVERPDPLHGNRHEIRIAEGKTLDAALLRQRMLGRGWSPAPTGNAGLVFGCFRNFRAAGIEAHLALEGFYAGSGRGDDVDLGVALFARPSKPAMKIRPGTTPLPDSPLVMRFDEVPAVVWSETMADLKAIIGA; encoded by the coding sequence ATGAATGTCGCACAACTAAGAGAAACCCGTCATGCCACGCGCGAGCTCTTGTGTGAGTTCGTCGCAAGCGGGGGACATCCCGTCTGCACCAACCGGGCATCGTCAGCCTCGATCATCGATCTTCATGAGATCGCGGAGGTACTCGCCAAGGTGCCGGTCTGGGGCAGCGAGGAGATCCTTTGGATCAGATTCGTGTTCGAGGTCAGCGCCGTCATCGGGCATTCCGGAGTCCTTTTGCTCTGGTCCGGCGAGCGCGAGGCGGAAGTGCTGCGTTTAGTGGCAGCATACCAACCGAGCCCGGATCCGGCGAAGTTCGCCCAGGAGATCCTGCGCTCCATGCACCGTCCTGATTGGTCGGAATCCGAAGCTGGCACTCCGGAGGCACCATTCCATTCGCCCTTCGCGAATTTCGCCTGGCGACACGGCGATTTCCAAAAAGGCTTCAGCTTCCATCAGCCGAAACTGCTGGCGGCGCTGGCGACGAGGAGGCCCGAGGTGATCGAACATGTCCTCCAGGATCCAGCGAAGACGATCGGCTTCCTTTCCGTAAACGCCCACCGCGGGATCATGCAGTTGACCGACCGCTTCGATCCGCTGCTGGTTGAGAAAATGGAGCACGTGCTTTTTTCCGGGACTTCGCTGCCCGGCTCGGACATGCACTCGCGCTACGACCGGATCCATGCCTTCATCGACTACCACGCGGTCAGGGACCACCACTCCGGGCGCTGGAGCGCGAGGGTCTTGGAACTGGCCCGCAGCCCCGAATTCGCCGGCACGGAGCAAGCGGCCCAGCTGTTGTTAGAAAAATGTCCGGATGAGGCGTTGGCCTTGGTCGCGGCCGCCGATCTTAGATACCGTCCCTCAAGTCCGGGACCCGGCTACCGCCGGATCCTGGAGGAAGCCCTTGCCGATTTCTCCGGCCTCGGCGGGAGGTTCCTTTCGGACATGCTCGCCTCTTACTACTTCGCCTACGGGATCGCGGCGATGATCCATGAGGTGATCTTGTCGGACCCCACCCACATGCACGCGGGAAAGATCCGCGACATTTATCTTCGTGAGGCGTCGACCCGGACGGGAAAGAGGCTGCTCCAATTCTGGCAGGGTATCGCGAAGGCGGATGCCGGACTCTTCAAGCCGGAGTGGAAGCGTTTTTCGACCGCAAAGGGACGGCAATTGCGGGAGACCGCGGCGGAGTGGCTGCAGAAACACGGCCGGGGGCCAGCGCCGGGCGAACTCTCGCCGACGGCGTCGGTGGACGAGCGGATCGGTGGCGCGACCTTGCTGGCGAAGGCGAACGGCGCGGACGCGATCGAGAAGCTCAAGCAGATCCATGCCACCGATCCCAGCAAGCAGGTCCGCGAGGCAGTGGCAAAGCTGTTAGAGCAAGCGGGACACGAGGTCGCACCGGAGCCGGAGAAGCCCGTGACTCGCTTTGAGAACTTCGCGAACCTCGAGGAAAGCCTGGCTGCCAAGGCGAAGACGATCCGCCCACCGGCAGCGCCATGGCTGAACGCCGAATCTTTGCCGTCCCTGTTCACGCGCGATGGCGTGGCCCTCAGTGAACGGGCGCGGACCTTCCTCTTCCAAGTCCAGGCGCGCGAGGGCTCGGGCGAGCTGTCCGCGGACGCGGCACCGTTGTTAGAACATCTCGACCGCGACCGGAACGCACCCTTTGCCCATGCCTTGCTCGACCAGTGGTTTGCATCGGACATGAAGGCATCGACGCGTTGGGCGGTGGATGTCGCGGGCTTGACCGGTGATGACAGTCTCATCCCGCGCCTCGTCCGGCCGATCCCGGATTGGTGCAAGCTGAATGCCGGCAAGCGCGCCGAGTGGGCGGTGCGGGCCATCGCCTTGATCGGCACGCCCGGCGCATTGCGGGAACTGGACGCACTGACGCATCGCTATCGCAATCAGCGGCGCTACGTCGCGGCTGCGGCCACCGAGGCGATTCGCTTGCTCGCGGCCATTCAAGGCATCAGCGAAGATGAGATCGCAGAGCGCATCGTGCCGGATTTCGGCTTCGACGAGTCGGGTCAGCGATCCTTTTCGAATCCTGCCAGTGAAGAAGCAGTCGCTCGCCTGCGCCCGGATCTCAAGGTCGCGTGGCTGGCGGCCGATGGCCGGGAGTCCGCCAAGCCGCCGGCGGGACTTCCCTCAGACGAGATGAAGGAGTGGGCGAAGCTCTTCAAACAGGCGGTCGTCTCGCAAACTCTCCGGCTGGAGCGAGCGATGGTCGAAGGCCGACGGTGGGAACCGGCAGCCTGGCAAGAGCGCTTCGACGCGCATCCGCTATTCCGCTGCTTCGCAGGCAGCTTGGTGTGGGCGGTCTATGATGCCGGAGGTGCGATGCTCCGCACCTTTCGCCGGTATCCGAACGGGATCTTCGCCGATGCCAAGGGCGAGCCGGAGGAGTTTGAGAATGCGGCATCGGTAGGGCTCCCTCATCCGATGGATCTGGACGATGCCGTTCTCGCTGACTGGGCCGCACACTTGAAGCGCTTCAAGGTGACGCCAGCCTTCCCGCAGATCGCCCGACCGGTGGAACGACCGGATCCGCTGCATGGCAACCGCCACGAGATCCGGATTGCTGAAGGCAAGACCCTGGATGCCGCCCTCCTGCGCCAGCGGATGCTCGGGCGCGGCTGGTCTCCTGCACCGACAGGGAACGCCGGTCTTGTCTTCGGATGCTTCCGGAACTTCCGGGCAGCGGGCATTGAAGCCCATCTGGCGTTGGAGGGCTTTTATGCGGGCAGCGGAAGGGGCGATGACGTCGATCTCGGTGTGGCACTCTTCGCACGACCGTCCAAGCCCGCGATGAAGATCCGTCCGGGCACCACGCCTCTTCCCGACAGCCCCCTTGTGATGCGCTTCGACGAGGTGCCGGCGGTGGTGTGGTCGGAGACGATGGCGGATTTGAAAGCGATCATCGGGGCATGA